From Syngnathus scovelli strain Florida chromosome 14, RoL_Ssco_1.2, whole genome shotgun sequence, one genomic window encodes:
- the snx14 gene encoding sorting nexin-14 isoform X2, with product MGFIRVCLQRIRRKMKLDLVRDLGRQYPIFCFLLLVLLLSTVLLNRYIHIIMVVWSFLAGVVTFYCSLGPESLLPNILVNIKPKIKSYQQELFPLGHSCAVCGKIRCKRHRPTLLLENYQPWLDLKVSSKVDASLSEILELVLENFVYPWYRDVTDDEAFVDELRATLRFFSAVLVRRIQKVDVASLITRKLLKASMKHIEIIAKARQRVKNAEFLQQAALEEYGPDLHVALRSRRDELLYLRKLTEMLFPYILPPKATDCRSLTLLIREVLAGSVFLPSMDFLADPDTVNHLLLLFIDNSLPEEATEPTSMLVPFLQKYSDPRSRKPSVLKLELKEIREQQDLLFRFMNFLKQEGAVHVLQFCLAVEEFNDRILCPELPDTEKMMLHEEVKKIYETYCLDESVDKIRFDPFIVEEIRNIAEGPYEEVVKLQTMRCLFEAYEHVLSLLENVFTPMFCHSDEYFRQLLRGAESPARNSKMSRNSISMDDIRSWDWSPESPSSQFTVSGSSSPASFNSFHAQLTLTTFPYRHSLSPKSTSKRGESFGIGRIGSKIKGVFKSTTMEGAMLPAYGLVEGEDDLVEEAMMVLEDDSPIEAASTPSTPRNLSAWSITIPYIDFYDDDVKRERIPVFCIDVERNDRKAVGHETEHWSVYRRYLEFYVLESKLTEFHGSFPDAQLPSKRIIGPKNYEFLTSKREEFQEYLQKLLQHPELSNSQLLADFLSPHSMESQFLDKMLPDVNLGKIIKSVPSKLIKEKGQHLEPFIQSYFNSCESPKPKPSRPELTILSPTSENDKKLFNDLFKNNANRSEMAEKRHNQNYFMEILTVEGVYDYLMYVGRVVFHIPDWLHHLLMGGRILFKNTLEAYTDYYLQQKLNQVVEEHRLVSLITLLRDAVFCESTPPRSAQDKQRRAKRTFAEMMRYIPDLLGKCIGEEAKYEGICLLFDGLQQPVVNKQLTYVLLDIAIQELFPELNKVQKESSINAPWM from the exons ATGGGATTCATCAGGGTTTGTTTGCAACGCATACGACGAAAAATGAAGCTGGATCTGGTCAGGGATTTGGGCCGACAGTATCCCATATTCTGCTTCCTTTTACTGGTCCTACTACTGTCCACGGTGCTGTTAAACAG GTACATTCACATCATCATGGTGGTCTGGTCCTTTCTCGCTGGTGTGGTTACGTTCTACTGCTCCCTGGGACCAGAGTCTTTGCTCCCAAACATCCTGGTCAACATCAAGCCAAAGATAAAG TCCTACCAGCAGGAGTTGTTTCCGCTGGGGCACAGCTGTGCTGTTTGTGGAAAGATCAGGTGCAAAAGACACAG ACCTACTTTATTACTGGAAAACTATCAACCATGGCTTGACTTGAAAGTTTCCTCTAAGGTTGATGCTTCTCTTTCAGAG ATTCTGGAGCTCGTTCTTGAAAACTTTGTGTATCCTTGGTATAG AGACGTCACAGATGACGAGGCGTTTGTTGATGAGCTGAGGGCGACTTTACGTTTTTTCTCTGCCGTGTTGGTGCGCCGGATCCAGAAG GTTGACGTGGCGTCCCTCATCACCCGAAAACTTCTGAAAGCTTCCATGAAGCACATTGAAATAATTGCTAAAGCTCGGCAGAGAG TGAAGAATGCAGAGTTCCTTCAACAAGCTGCCCTGGAGGAGTATGGTCCTGACCTTCATGTCGCACTCCGCAGTCGCAGAGATGAACTTCTCTATCTTAGGAAGTTGACTGAGATGCTTTTTCCATACATCCTGCCACCTAAGGCTACAGACTGCAG ATCTCTTACTTTGCTGATAAGAGAAGTCCTGGCTGGCTCTGTCTTTCTCCCGTCGATGGACTTCTTGGCCGATCCC gACACTGTGAATCATTTGCTTCTGCTCTTCATCGACAATTCTCTG CCCGAAGAAGCCACAGAGCCAACTTCAATGCTGGTTCCATTCCTTCAAAAATACTCTGATCCCCGTAGCAGAAAGCCTTCA GTTCTAAAGCTGGAGTTAAAAGAAATCCGAGAGCAGCAAGACCTACTCTTCCGCTTCATGAACTTCTTGAAGCAAGAGGGAGCCGTTCACGTGCTTCAGTTCTGCCTTGCAGTCG AGGAGTTCAACGACAGGATATTATGCCCCGAACTGCCTGACACAGAGAAGATGATGCTTCACGAAGAAGTGAAGAAGATCTACGAGACCTACTGTTTAGACGAGAGTGTGGACAAGATCCGCTTTGACCCCTTTATTGTGGAGGAAATCCGCAACA TTGCCGAAGGTCCATATGAGGAGGTGGTGAAACTTCAAACAATGAGATGTTTATTTGAAGCGTACGAGCATGTCCTCTCTCTCTTGGAGAACGTTTTCACTCCCATGTTCTGCCACAGTGATGAG TATTTTCGACAACTTCTAAGAGGGGCTGAATCCCCTGCCAGGAATTCTAAAATGAGCAG AAATAGCATCAGTATGGATGACATCCG TTCCTGGGACTGGAGCCCCGAGTCCCCCTCCTCACAGTTCACCGTCTCTGGCAGCTCTTCACCTGCATCTTTTAACTCCTTCCATGCTCAGCTCACGTTAACAACTTTTCCATACCGCCACTCCTTATCACCCAA GAGCACGTCAAAGAGAGGCGAGTCCTTTGGGATCGGCCGCATTGGCAGTAAGATCAAGGGTGTTTTCAAGAGCACAACCATGGAGGGAGCCATGCTGCCAGCCTATGGGCTCGTTGAGGGAGAGGATGATTTG GTAGAGGAAGCCATGATGGTGCTGGAAGATGACTCCCCGATAGAGGCAGCCTCCACTCCCAGCACCCCACGGAATCTCTCTGCCTGGAGCATCACCATCCCTTACATCGATTTCTACGACGACGACGTGAAGAGGGAGCGAATCCCAGTCTTCTGCATTGATGTGGAGCGGAATGACCGGAAAGCAG TGGGTCACGAAACGGAGCACTGGTCTGTATACAGAAGATATCTGGAGTTTTACGTTCTTGAGTCAAAGCTAACGGAATTCCACG GTTCGTTTCCTGACGCACAGCTGCCTTCCAAGAGAATTATCGGCCCGAAGAATTATGAGTTTCTCACATCCAAGAGAGAGGAGTTTCAGGAGTACCTTCAG AAGCTCCTCCAGCACCCCGAGCTGAGCAACAGCCAACTTCTAGCCGACTTCCTGTCTCCACACAGTATGGAATCTCAGTTCCTGGACAAGATGTTGCCTGATGTGAACCTCG GGAAAATCATTAAGTCCGTTCCCAGCAAACTGATAAAAGAG AAAGGACAGCATCTCGAGCCGTTCATCCAGTCCTACTTCAACTCTTGTGAGTCACCCAAACCTAAACCCAGCCGCCCTGAGCTCACCATCCTGAGCCCCACTTCAGAAAACGATAAAAAG CTCTTCAACGACCTCTTCAAAAACAATGCCAACCGATCCGAGATGGCCGAAAAGAGGCACAACCAGAACTACTTCATGGAAATCCTCACAGTGGAGGGGGTGTatgactatttaatgtatgtcg GCCGGGTTGTCTTCCACATTCCTGACTGGTTGCACCACCTGTTGATGGGTGGAAGAATTCTGTTCAAGAACACACTAGAGGCCTATACGGATTACTACCTTCAACAAAAACTGAACCAGGTGGTGGAAGAACATCGACTGGTCTCCCTCATCACCTTGCTACGAG ATGCTGTTTTTTGTGAGAGCACTCCACCTCGCTCAGCTCAGGATAAGCAGAGGAGAGCAAAAAGGACGTTTGCAGAGATGATGAGATACATTCCTG ACCTTCTGGGGAAATGTATCGGCGAAGAGGCTAAGTACGAAGGCATATGTCTCCTCTTTGATGGGCTGCAGCAGCCAGTTGTCAACAAGCAG CTGACCTATGTTCTTTTGGATATTGCGATTCAAGAACTTTTCCCGGAGCTGAACAAG GTACAGAAGGAGTCTTCAATCAATGCTCCTTGGATGTGA
- the snx14 gene encoding sorting nexin-14 isoform X6: MGFIRVCLQRIRRKMKLDLVRDLGRQYPIFCFLLLVLLLSTVLLNRYIHIIMVVWSFLAGVVTFYCSLGPESLLPNILVNIKPKIKSYQQELFPLGHSCAVCGKIRCKRHRPTLLLENYQPWLDLKVSSKVDASLSEILELVLENFVYPWYRDVTDDEAFVDELRATLRFFSAVLVRRIQKVDVASLITRKLLKASMKHIEIIAKARQRVKNAEFLQQAALEEYGPDLHVALRSRRDELLYLRKLTEMLFPYILPPKATDCRSLTLLIREVLAGSVFLPSMDFLADPDTVNHLLLLFIDNSLPEEATEPTSMLVPFLQKYSDPRSRKPSVLKLELKEIREQQDLLFRFMNFLKQEGAVHVLQFCLAVEEFNDRILCPELPDTEKMMLHEEVKKIYETYCLDESVDKIRFDPFIVEEIRNIAEGPYEEVVKLQTMRCLFEAYEHVLSLLENVFTPMFCHSDEYFRQLLRGAESPARNSKMSRSTSKRGESFGIGRIGSKIKGVFKSTTMEGAMLPAYGLVEGEDDLVEEAMMVLEDDSPIEAASTPSTPRNLSAWSITIPYIDFYDDDVKRERIPVFCIDVERNDRKAVGHETEHWSVYRRYLEFYVLESKLTEFHGSFPDAQLPSKRIIGPKNYEFLTSKREEFQEYLQKLLQHPELSNSQLLADFLSPHSMESQFLDKMLPDVNLGKIIKSVPSKLIKEKGQHLEPFIQSYFNSCESPKPKPSRPELTILSPTSENDKKLFNDLFKNNANRSEMAEKRHNQNYFMEILTVEGVYDYLMYVGRVVFHIPDWLHHLLMGGRILFKNTLEAYTDYYLQQKLNQVVEEHRLVSLITLLRDAVFCESTPPRSAQDKQRRAKRTFAEMMRYIPDLLGKCIGEEAKYEGICLLFDGLQQPVVNKQLTYVLLDIAIQELFPELNKVQKESSINAPWM, encoded by the exons ATGGGATTCATCAGGGTTTGTTTGCAACGCATACGACGAAAAATGAAGCTGGATCTGGTCAGGGATTTGGGCCGACAGTATCCCATATTCTGCTTCCTTTTACTGGTCCTACTACTGTCCACGGTGCTGTTAAACAG GTACATTCACATCATCATGGTGGTCTGGTCCTTTCTCGCTGGTGTGGTTACGTTCTACTGCTCCCTGGGACCAGAGTCTTTGCTCCCAAACATCCTGGTCAACATCAAGCCAAAGATAAAG TCCTACCAGCAGGAGTTGTTTCCGCTGGGGCACAGCTGTGCTGTTTGTGGAAAGATCAGGTGCAAAAGACACAG ACCTACTTTATTACTGGAAAACTATCAACCATGGCTTGACTTGAAAGTTTCCTCTAAGGTTGATGCTTCTCTTTCAGAG ATTCTGGAGCTCGTTCTTGAAAACTTTGTGTATCCTTGGTATAG AGACGTCACAGATGACGAGGCGTTTGTTGATGAGCTGAGGGCGACTTTACGTTTTTTCTCTGCCGTGTTGGTGCGCCGGATCCAGAAG GTTGACGTGGCGTCCCTCATCACCCGAAAACTTCTGAAAGCTTCCATGAAGCACATTGAAATAATTGCTAAAGCTCGGCAGAGAG TGAAGAATGCAGAGTTCCTTCAACAAGCTGCCCTGGAGGAGTATGGTCCTGACCTTCATGTCGCACTCCGCAGTCGCAGAGATGAACTTCTCTATCTTAGGAAGTTGACTGAGATGCTTTTTCCATACATCCTGCCACCTAAGGCTACAGACTGCAG ATCTCTTACTTTGCTGATAAGAGAAGTCCTGGCTGGCTCTGTCTTTCTCCCGTCGATGGACTTCTTGGCCGATCCC gACACTGTGAATCATTTGCTTCTGCTCTTCATCGACAATTCTCTG CCCGAAGAAGCCACAGAGCCAACTTCAATGCTGGTTCCATTCCTTCAAAAATACTCTGATCCCCGTAGCAGAAAGCCTTCA GTTCTAAAGCTGGAGTTAAAAGAAATCCGAGAGCAGCAAGACCTACTCTTCCGCTTCATGAACTTCTTGAAGCAAGAGGGAGCCGTTCACGTGCTTCAGTTCTGCCTTGCAGTCG AGGAGTTCAACGACAGGATATTATGCCCCGAACTGCCTGACACAGAGAAGATGATGCTTCACGAAGAAGTGAAGAAGATCTACGAGACCTACTGTTTAGACGAGAGTGTGGACAAGATCCGCTTTGACCCCTTTATTGTGGAGGAAATCCGCAACA TTGCCGAAGGTCCATATGAGGAGGTGGTGAAACTTCAAACAATGAGATGTTTATTTGAAGCGTACGAGCATGTCCTCTCTCTCTTGGAGAACGTTTTCACTCCCATGTTCTGCCACAGTGATGAG TATTTTCGACAACTTCTAAGAGGGGCTGAATCCCCTGCCAGGAATTCTAAAATGAGCAG GAGCACGTCAAAGAGAGGCGAGTCCTTTGGGATCGGCCGCATTGGCAGTAAGATCAAGGGTGTTTTCAAGAGCACAACCATGGAGGGAGCCATGCTGCCAGCCTATGGGCTCGTTGAGGGAGAGGATGATTTG GTAGAGGAAGCCATGATGGTGCTGGAAGATGACTCCCCGATAGAGGCAGCCTCCACTCCCAGCACCCCACGGAATCTCTCTGCCTGGAGCATCACCATCCCTTACATCGATTTCTACGACGACGACGTGAAGAGGGAGCGAATCCCAGTCTTCTGCATTGATGTGGAGCGGAATGACCGGAAAGCAG TGGGTCACGAAACGGAGCACTGGTCTGTATACAGAAGATATCTGGAGTTTTACGTTCTTGAGTCAAAGCTAACGGAATTCCACG GTTCGTTTCCTGACGCACAGCTGCCTTCCAAGAGAATTATCGGCCCGAAGAATTATGAGTTTCTCACATCCAAGAGAGAGGAGTTTCAGGAGTACCTTCAG AAGCTCCTCCAGCACCCCGAGCTGAGCAACAGCCAACTTCTAGCCGACTTCCTGTCTCCACACAGTATGGAATCTCAGTTCCTGGACAAGATGTTGCCTGATGTGAACCTCG GGAAAATCATTAAGTCCGTTCCCAGCAAACTGATAAAAGAG AAAGGACAGCATCTCGAGCCGTTCATCCAGTCCTACTTCAACTCTTGTGAGTCACCCAAACCTAAACCCAGCCGCCCTGAGCTCACCATCCTGAGCCCCACTTCAGAAAACGATAAAAAG CTCTTCAACGACCTCTTCAAAAACAATGCCAACCGATCCGAGATGGCCGAAAAGAGGCACAACCAGAACTACTTCATGGAAATCCTCACAGTGGAGGGGGTGTatgactatttaatgtatgtcg GCCGGGTTGTCTTCCACATTCCTGACTGGTTGCACCACCTGTTGATGGGTGGAAGAATTCTGTTCAAGAACACACTAGAGGCCTATACGGATTACTACCTTCAACAAAAACTGAACCAGGTGGTGGAAGAACATCGACTGGTCTCCCTCATCACCTTGCTACGAG ATGCTGTTTTTTGTGAGAGCACTCCACCTCGCTCAGCTCAGGATAAGCAGAGGAGAGCAAAAAGGACGTTTGCAGAGATGATGAGATACATTCCTG ACCTTCTGGGGAAATGTATCGGCGAAGAGGCTAAGTACGAAGGCATATGTCTCCTCTTTGATGGGCTGCAGCAGCCAGTTGTCAACAAGCAG CTGACCTATGTTCTTTTGGATATTGCGATTCAAGAACTTTTCCCGGAGCTGAACAAG GTACAGAAGGAGTCTTCAATCAATGCTCCTTGGATGTGA
- the snx14 gene encoding sorting nexin-14 isoform X1, with the protein MGFIRVCLQRIRRKMKLDLVRDLGRQYPIFCFLLLVLLLSTVLLNRYIHIIMVVWSFLAGVVTFYCSLGPESLLPNILVNIKPKIKSYQQELFPLGHSCAVCGKIRCKRHRPTLLLENYQPWLDLKVSSKVDASLSEILELVLENFVYPWYRDVTDDEAFVDELRATLRFFSAVLVRRIQKVDVASLITRKLLKASMKHIEIIAKARQRVKNAEFLQQAALEEYGPDLHVALRSRRDELLYLRKLTEMLFPYILPPKATDCRSLTLLIREVLAGSVFLPSMDFLADPDTVNHLLLLFIDNSLPEEATEPTSMLVPFLQKYSDPRSRKPSVLKLELKEIREQQDLLFRFMNFLKQEGAVHVLQFCLAVEEFNDRILCPELPDTEKMMLHEEVKKIYETYCLDESVDKIRFDPFIVEEIRNIAEGPYEEVVKLQTMRCLFEAYEHVLSLLENVFTPMFCHSDEYFRQLLRGAESPARNSKMSRNSISMDDIRSWDWSPESPSSQFTVSGSSSPASFNSFHAQLTLTTFPYRHSLSPKSTSKRGESFGIGRIGSKIKGVFKSTTMEGAMLPAYGLVEGEDDLVEEAMMVLEDDSPIEAASTPSTPRNLSAWSITIPYIDFYDDDVKRERIPVFCIDVERNDRKAVGHETEHWSVYRRYLEFYVLESKLTEFHGSFPDAQLPSKRIIGPKNYEFLTSKREEFQEYLQKLLQHPELSNSQLLADFLSPHSMESQFLDKMLPDVNLGKIIKSVPSKLIKEKGQHLEPFIQSYFNSCESPKPKPSRPELTILSPTSENDKKLFNDLFKNNANRSEMAEKRHNQNYFMEILTVEGVYDYLMYVGRVVFHIPDWLHHLLMGGRILFKNTLEAYTDYYLQQKLNQVVEEHRLVSLITLLRDAVFCESTPPRSAQDKQRRAKRTFAEMMRYIPDLLGKCIGEEAKYEGICLLFDGLQQPVVNKQLTYVLLDIAIQELFPELNKQVQKESSINAPWM; encoded by the exons ATGGGATTCATCAGGGTTTGTTTGCAACGCATACGACGAAAAATGAAGCTGGATCTGGTCAGGGATTTGGGCCGACAGTATCCCATATTCTGCTTCCTTTTACTGGTCCTACTACTGTCCACGGTGCTGTTAAACAG GTACATTCACATCATCATGGTGGTCTGGTCCTTTCTCGCTGGTGTGGTTACGTTCTACTGCTCCCTGGGACCAGAGTCTTTGCTCCCAAACATCCTGGTCAACATCAAGCCAAAGATAAAG TCCTACCAGCAGGAGTTGTTTCCGCTGGGGCACAGCTGTGCTGTTTGTGGAAAGATCAGGTGCAAAAGACACAG ACCTACTTTATTACTGGAAAACTATCAACCATGGCTTGACTTGAAAGTTTCCTCTAAGGTTGATGCTTCTCTTTCAGAG ATTCTGGAGCTCGTTCTTGAAAACTTTGTGTATCCTTGGTATAG AGACGTCACAGATGACGAGGCGTTTGTTGATGAGCTGAGGGCGACTTTACGTTTTTTCTCTGCCGTGTTGGTGCGCCGGATCCAGAAG GTTGACGTGGCGTCCCTCATCACCCGAAAACTTCTGAAAGCTTCCATGAAGCACATTGAAATAATTGCTAAAGCTCGGCAGAGAG TGAAGAATGCAGAGTTCCTTCAACAAGCTGCCCTGGAGGAGTATGGTCCTGACCTTCATGTCGCACTCCGCAGTCGCAGAGATGAACTTCTCTATCTTAGGAAGTTGACTGAGATGCTTTTTCCATACATCCTGCCACCTAAGGCTACAGACTGCAG ATCTCTTACTTTGCTGATAAGAGAAGTCCTGGCTGGCTCTGTCTTTCTCCCGTCGATGGACTTCTTGGCCGATCCC gACACTGTGAATCATTTGCTTCTGCTCTTCATCGACAATTCTCTG CCCGAAGAAGCCACAGAGCCAACTTCAATGCTGGTTCCATTCCTTCAAAAATACTCTGATCCCCGTAGCAGAAAGCCTTCA GTTCTAAAGCTGGAGTTAAAAGAAATCCGAGAGCAGCAAGACCTACTCTTCCGCTTCATGAACTTCTTGAAGCAAGAGGGAGCCGTTCACGTGCTTCAGTTCTGCCTTGCAGTCG AGGAGTTCAACGACAGGATATTATGCCCCGAACTGCCTGACACAGAGAAGATGATGCTTCACGAAGAAGTGAAGAAGATCTACGAGACCTACTGTTTAGACGAGAGTGTGGACAAGATCCGCTTTGACCCCTTTATTGTGGAGGAAATCCGCAACA TTGCCGAAGGTCCATATGAGGAGGTGGTGAAACTTCAAACAATGAGATGTTTATTTGAAGCGTACGAGCATGTCCTCTCTCTCTTGGAGAACGTTTTCACTCCCATGTTCTGCCACAGTGATGAG TATTTTCGACAACTTCTAAGAGGGGCTGAATCCCCTGCCAGGAATTCTAAAATGAGCAG AAATAGCATCAGTATGGATGACATCCG TTCCTGGGACTGGAGCCCCGAGTCCCCCTCCTCACAGTTCACCGTCTCTGGCAGCTCTTCACCTGCATCTTTTAACTCCTTCCATGCTCAGCTCACGTTAACAACTTTTCCATACCGCCACTCCTTATCACCCAA GAGCACGTCAAAGAGAGGCGAGTCCTTTGGGATCGGCCGCATTGGCAGTAAGATCAAGGGTGTTTTCAAGAGCACAACCATGGAGGGAGCCATGCTGCCAGCCTATGGGCTCGTTGAGGGAGAGGATGATTTG GTAGAGGAAGCCATGATGGTGCTGGAAGATGACTCCCCGATAGAGGCAGCCTCCACTCCCAGCACCCCACGGAATCTCTCTGCCTGGAGCATCACCATCCCTTACATCGATTTCTACGACGACGACGTGAAGAGGGAGCGAATCCCAGTCTTCTGCATTGATGTGGAGCGGAATGACCGGAAAGCAG TGGGTCACGAAACGGAGCACTGGTCTGTATACAGAAGATATCTGGAGTTTTACGTTCTTGAGTCAAAGCTAACGGAATTCCACG GTTCGTTTCCTGACGCACAGCTGCCTTCCAAGAGAATTATCGGCCCGAAGAATTATGAGTTTCTCACATCCAAGAGAGAGGAGTTTCAGGAGTACCTTCAG AAGCTCCTCCAGCACCCCGAGCTGAGCAACAGCCAACTTCTAGCCGACTTCCTGTCTCCACACAGTATGGAATCTCAGTTCCTGGACAAGATGTTGCCTGATGTGAACCTCG GGAAAATCATTAAGTCCGTTCCCAGCAAACTGATAAAAGAG AAAGGACAGCATCTCGAGCCGTTCATCCAGTCCTACTTCAACTCTTGTGAGTCACCCAAACCTAAACCCAGCCGCCCTGAGCTCACCATCCTGAGCCCCACTTCAGAAAACGATAAAAAG CTCTTCAACGACCTCTTCAAAAACAATGCCAACCGATCCGAGATGGCCGAAAAGAGGCACAACCAGAACTACTTCATGGAAATCCTCACAGTGGAGGGGGTGTatgactatttaatgtatgtcg GCCGGGTTGTCTTCCACATTCCTGACTGGTTGCACCACCTGTTGATGGGTGGAAGAATTCTGTTCAAGAACACACTAGAGGCCTATACGGATTACTACCTTCAACAAAAACTGAACCAGGTGGTGGAAGAACATCGACTGGTCTCCCTCATCACCTTGCTACGAG ATGCTGTTTTTTGTGAGAGCACTCCACCTCGCTCAGCTCAGGATAAGCAGAGGAGAGCAAAAAGGACGTTTGCAGAGATGATGAGATACATTCCTG ACCTTCTGGGGAAATGTATCGGCGAAGAGGCTAAGTACGAAGGCATATGTCTCCTCTTTGATGGGCTGCAGCAGCCAGTTGTCAACAAGCAG CTGACCTATGTTCTTTTGGATATTGCGATTCAAGAACTTTTCCCGGAGCTGAACAAG CAGGTACAGAAGGAGTCTTCAATCAATGCTCCTTGGATGTGA